From Modestobacter marinus:
GTAGATCGGCCAGCTGGATCACTTCCGCAGCCTCCATCGGATCGTCGAATTGGACGGCTCGGTGGCTGGCGGGATTCTTGTAGGCGCCGATGGCGCCGGCGAAGAGGTCAGCGGTTGCCTGCTGCTCGCCGCCCTCCGCCTCAGGGTCACGGAGGACGCCGTCGGTGGGACTGAAGGCCTTGCGCATTAACTTGGTCCCCAACAGGTCGTTCGGCAGGCCAGCGACCTTCCGGACTTCGACCTCCACGGCCTTCATGGCCGCGAACGAAGCCGTCTCGTAGTCCCCCAGTGCGAAGTTGGATCGAGCTGAGGACAGGGTGGGGTCGAGGTCGCCGGCGAGTCGGTCAGCGGCCCATACCTTCGCCAGTGCGTTGTCGTCACTGGCGACCTCAGCGCCGGCCGCGGTGAGGCGATACCAACCGCCCGATGTGGTCTTCACGGACGGTCCGATGAGGGCTTGAGCTTCCAGCCACGCCCAAGCGTCAGAGAGACGAGCCAGCATCATGTCCAGATCACGTGGCCGCGGGTCCCCGTAGCCACCGCGTTGCTTGAACGACTGGACGATGGTGTTGAAGTTCGGTTCGTCGTCGAGCGACCTGAGCAGTTGCAGGCTGAGATCGGGCAGCGGCAGATTCCGAACGTCGTCGTACTCCAAGGTCATGCCGGTGACGCTAAGACCACGGTCGACCAGTGCTCGATGCAACAGCGCAACCGACTCAACTGCTCATCTAAGAGAAGCGTTCAGCCCTGTCGACCGCCAGAGCGGCTACCCCGCGACCCGCTTGGGCGGCTGTGCGCTGGAGCTGGAGCTGTCAACGGCCGCACAGTCGGCCGTGTCCGGTGCGGTCTGTTCGACGGGCTTCTCAGTCCGGTAGGAGGCCACTCCGCGCTTGATGTCGGGATGCATCTTGAGCTCGGGACGGCCATGTGAATCGGTCCAGCCCATGGGGTGCTCCTTCAGGTTGTTGTGGTGGGCTCGTCGAGGTCGACGAGCTGGACGACGTGGCGGCTGCCGAGGGTGCCGTCGGGGCGGCGGTAGGTGGCCCGGTGGGCGCCGGCGACCCGTAGCCGCATCCCCCGGGGCAGCAGGTGGCTGGTGTCATCGACGCTGTCGGAGTAGCCCAGGTAGGCACCGCGCCGGGTCTGCATCTCGAAGACCACCGAGCGGTCTTCAGGGGCTGCGTCGGTCTCGATCTCGTGCATGGTGTGCGCGCCGGCGGTGAATCGGTCGAAGTGGACGACCGTGCCGGTCGGGAAGTTGTTGCGCACGAAGCCGTCGAGGTTGGACCGGTTGATCACTGCGGGCATCCGGACGTTGCTGTAGACGACGTGCCCGCGGTCGTTGGCCCGCTCGAAGGCCTGCACGGCGCGGTCGACACGCTGGATGTCCCGCCGCTGACGGTCGTCGAGGACTTGGACGTCGCCGGCGGCGTCGGAGAGGGCGTCGTTGAGCTCGGACCACCGCTCCGGCCGGCTGATCAGCGCTCCCGTGGCGGCGTACTGGGTGGCGGGCAGCCGTTCCTGCGCTGCCCGCTTGTTCACCGACCGGGCCTTGCGCTGCCTCGAGCTCAGCGGCGTCCGGATGGCGTCGGGCTCGGGTAGGGCTCGCTCCATGGCCGGGTGGGGCACCTCGGCCGCCGTGGCTCGGGGCATCGCGCGTTCCCGGTCCCGCTGCTGCCGGGTCAGCCCCGGCATCGACTCCACAGCGACGTCCAGATCGCGTGCACCGTCGCGGGTCTCGGATCGGGCCCCAGCAGCTGCAGCGCCGATGGACTGAGCCTGCTTGGTCGCCGTGCTGGAGGACCCGCGATCGGCATCGACGACGTACCCGTCGGGGTTCGCGCTCCGGCTACGCCCCATCGCAGGGTCACCGGCCCGTCTTGTCGAGGTCGAC
This genomic window contains:
- a CDS encoding TIGR02391 family protein, encoding MTLEYDDVRNLPLPDLSLQLLRSLDDEPNFNTIVQSFKQRGGYGDPRPRDLDMMLARLSDAWAWLEAQALIGPSVKTTSGGWYRLTAAGAEVASDDNALAKVWAADRLAGDLDPTLSSARSNFALGDYETASFAAMKAVEVEVRKVAGLPNDLLGTKLMRKAFSPTDGVLRDPEAEGGEQQATADLFAGAIGAYKNPASHRAVQFDDPMEAAEVIQLADLLMRIVKRAAARQHPEPAVFTSRPPTPAQSS